The following coding sequences are from one Asterias amurensis chromosome 8, ASM3211899v1 window:
- the LOC139940391 gene encoding erythroid differentiation-related factor 1-like yields the protein MADSKESGDAKEDGSETQGQHESSTAVVKSTAMVKSSRKFPVYQFSRLDLNTDLHTPPDNWLRDEPQLSKTWVTGECTQYSSFAMAETLPETVGEVDVITAAENIKKLLKIPFSKNQVSMAVHRVGKTLLLDELDLFKHLRSASEGEREWMKTFIIQAVLSEGKSLTMKRKTNELLQNSNLLSKFLYYSIGNSSEESVPQPADFAEQDFAQHQSALVQIPDLLPKAEASEFARQVLWQFEDIRMLIGTDLPIFGEGIHPAVSLRLRDMASPINVLTGLDYWLDNLMSNVPELAMCYHLNGIVQRYELLKTEEIPNLEDAKFAPQVVKDIAQNILSFLKSHCTKEGHTYWLFKGQDEDVVKLYDLTSLCNEYPNRPWENPFISPVAMLLYRVARNLSMAGPSKKDKGIIYKLLRNCLELLEGTETRHSEVAASANYLLSHIFINEDDLTNPAPSKPSKKQQAEPSSSEEEEDYLYGKEGERAAALNVTTLGTQSLTLPSVKHGEGNERHKQGRFSVKALYAPKEEKAKIALKHVVKGLKSIKECPESSSETQEQSQSAKMPSPLPSPTRVKPLCYTKPTITDSQGDVASATVRQDVASSSHPIEQGGISSLTHPMARGDSSLLSRSIEQGNNSTPSYPREQGDTSSLPHPVKQGNASTPSYPTEQGDTSSLPHPIEQGNASTPSYPTEQGDTSSLPHPIEQGNASTPSYPTEQGDASSVPHPIEQGNISTPSYPTEQGDTSSLPHPIEQGNASTPSYPTEQGDTSSLPHPIEQGNASTPSYPTEQGDTSSLPHPIEQGNASTPSYPTEQGDTSSVPHPIEQGNISTPSYPTEQGDTSSLPHPIEQGHISSISQPQEDGDNHTGAFIFSSPELNFSHLIAATNEHSQTPLPATRDVDVPNQAISEGTSRVAQVETSSSYVDSQGDKVVKKHDSMTGSIEMKLYDTTGYPVQETQTPLVLNPMRETSIQDSLAASGDVSAEWIPGAPSQAAESQIPVNLSVAPRRVLPGSWQQKSSFLLLRKASESYLVLAKAACKEENYGQSLHLANMSLLCHSSCQSVKLPDTSDGRSLVSDLLMVCGDCMVLLTHESNSYMRHREDFDNMTEDDRYILNAVSEQYEPTNAYEWAVDFQDSLEHNLNVGVVCYKVALSEGSSRTQDYLKRLTRKLGNARNDLGVFYMDQSLSVQKDEQGIPQKSQALWRKSLRSLEAGIENFKNVNDFHNTALLLCNCAKLMRLCAFSSNELVPGAHTQMTYANPYFYNKGADYYKRALSMLGHRRHHPALWESISWELSSLYFHMATIMQDTPPLFTMAQEQIEKEIVEMMMKALDLCEVDDVSPAKQPVYQYRAATIHYRLASLHHNAYRNQVSQHKQKHTRAQAEFHYKKAVKLFKDLDRPSDLLRVFLEKVALLEHQLKGQSGIGARMKTLHAALDILLQCKEALSALHRGRLKRSREPDSATSTGGDEITTREEARTALTGTKEAGGVLQGCDPKTVKQSKLTPTEAGNSCPVVINDDLGLEQQDMKSTGGEVHTKQGVEPPVGGSDGSAGGQGSNIGERSTKEEEEEEGQGLENMWEGRLQFVLLNLVKLHGASKKGQHLVSIYKKMYAASLGRTVSSSSSHPTSSTSSSATPPPSRTPMSIIEEVQHLLQSVK from the exons ATGGCTGATAGTAAAGAAAGCGGTGACGCAAAAGAAGATGGAAGTGAAACACAG GGTCAGCATGAGTCTTCAACAGCAGTGGTCAAATCAACCGCCATGGTGAAGTCATCAAGGAAGTTCCCTGTGTATCAGTTCTCAAGGTTAGATCTCAACACGGACCTACATACACCACCTGATAACTGGCTACGGGATGAGCCTCAACTCTCCAAGACATGGGTCACTGGGGAGTGCACTCAGTATTCCAG TTTTGCAATGGCAGAAACTCTTCCAGAAACCGTTGGTGAAGTGGATGTCATAACTGCTGCTGAG AACATCAAGAAGCTGTTGAAGATTCCATTCAGTAAGAACCAGGTCAGTATGGCTGTTCATCGTGTCGGCAAGACACTACTACTCGATGAATTGGATCTATTTAAACATCTCAGGAGTGCCTCAGAG GGTGAACGAGAGTGGATGAAGACGTTTATCATTCAAGCAGTGTTATCCGAAGGCAAGAGTCTCACCATGAAACGCAAAACCAACGAGCTTCTTCAAAACTCAAACCTTTTGTCCAAGTTCTTATACTATAG TATTGGAAATTCTTCTGAAGAGTCAGTGCCCCAGCCAGCTGACTTTGCCGAACAGGATTTTGCACAGCACCAGTCTGCTCTAGTCCAGATTCCAGACCTACTACCAAAG GCAGAAGCCAGTGAGTTTGCACGTCAGGTTCTGTGGCAGTTTGAAGACATCCGCATGTTAATAGGAACCGATCTACCGATCTTTGGTGAAGGAATACACCCAGCGGTCAGTCTAAGGTTAAG AGACATGGCCAGTCCCATTAATGTACTGACCGGGTTAGACTACTGGCTTGATAACCTCATGTCCAACGTACCTGAGCTGGCCATGTGCTACCATCTCAACGGTATCGTACAGAGGTATGAACTCCTTAAGACGGAGGAGATACCCAACTTGGAAGATGCTAAATTTGCTCCTCAG GTTGTCAAGGATATCGCCCAGAATATCCTGTCATTTCTAAAGAGCCACTGCACTAAGGAAGGCCACACTTACTGGCTCTTCAAAG GTCAAGATGAAGATGTGGTGAAACTGTATGACCTGACCAGTCTTTGTAACGAGTATCCTAACAGACCATGGGAGAATCCATTCATATCACCAGTAGCCATGCTGCTGTATAGAGTCGCTAGGAACCTATCAATGGCTGGACCCAGTAAAAA GGATAAAGGTATTATTTACAAGCTGTTGAGAAACTGTCTGGAACTTCTTGAAGGAACAGAGACGAGACATTCAGAG GTAGCTGCGTCGGCCAATTATCTACTGTCTCATATATTCATCAATGAGGATGACCTTACCAACCCCGCCCCATCCAAGCCCTCCAAGAAGCAGCAAGCGGAACCATCCTCCAGTGAAGAGGAGGAAGATTATCTCTACGGGAAGGAAGGAGAGAGAGCAGCGGCATTGAATGTAACCACGCTGGGTACGCAGAGTTTGACGCTCCCTAGTGTGAAGCACGGTGAGGGAAACGAGAGGCATAAGCAGGGACGGTTCTCAGTGAAGGCGTTATATGCACCCAAAGAGGAGAAAGCTAAGATTGCTCTTAAGCATGTTGTAAAG GGACTTAAAAGCATAAAAGAGTGTCCAGAATCCAGCAGCGAGACCCAAGAGCAGTCACAGTCAGCCAAGATGCCTAGTCCCCTACCCTCACCAACACGGGTCAAACCTCTCTGCTACACCAAACCAACCATCACAGACAGCCAAGGAGACGTGGCAAGCGCCACAGTACGGCAAGATGTTGCATCCTCGTCTCATCCTATTGAACAAGGAGGCATCTCATCGCTTACTCATCCAATGGCACGAGGAGactcttcattattatctcgttcCATCGAACAAGGAAACAATTCAACACCCTCTTATCCCAGGGAGCAAGGAGACACTTCATCGTTGCCTCATCCCGTTAAACAAGGAAACGCTTCAACACCATCTTATCCCACGGAGCAAGGAGACACTTCATCCTTGCCTCATCCCATTGAACAAGGAAACGCTTCAACACCATCATATCCCACGGAGCAAGGAGACACTTCATCGTTGCCTCATCCCATTGAACAAGGAAATGCTTCAACACCGTCTTATCCCACGGAGCAAGGAGACGCTTCATCGGTGCCTCATCCCATTGAACAAGGAAACATTTCAACACCGTCTTATCCCACGGAGCAAGGAGACACTTCATCGTTGCCTCATCCCATTGAACAAGGAAACGCTTCAACACCATCTTATCCCACGGAGCAAGGAGACACTTCATCCTTGCCTCATCCCATTGAACAAGGAAACGCTTCAACACCATCATATCCCACAGAGCAAGGAGACACTTCATCGTTGCCTCATCCCATTGAACAAGGAAATGCTTCAACACCGTCTTATCCCACGGAGCAAGGAGACACTTCATCGGTGCCTCATCCCATTGAACAAGGAAACATTTCAACACCGTCTTATCCCACGGAGCAAGGAGACACTTCATCGTTGCCTCATCCCATCGAACAAGGACACATCTCCTCAATTTCCCAGCCTCAAGAGGATGGTGACAATCACACTGgtgcatttattttttcatcACCGGAACTGAATTTTAGCCACTTGATAGCCGCAACAAACGAGCACAGTCAAACACCTCTGCCTGCCACTAGGGACGTTGATGTTCCCAATCAGGCAATTTCAGAGGGTACGTCTAGGGTTGCGCAAGTTGAAACCAGCTCAAGTTACGTGGACAGTCAAGGAGACAAGGTTGTGAAAAAACATGATTCGATGACTGGGAGTATTGAAATGAAACTCTATGATACGACAGGATATCCAGTTCAGGAAACACAGACTCCTTTAGTCTTAAACCCAATGAGAGAGACTTCAATTCAAGACTCCCTGGCAGCCTCTGGCGATGTGTCGGCAGAGTGGATCCCAGGAGCGCCCTCGCAGGCAGCCGAGTCTCAGATTCCCGTCAATCTATCTGTCGCTCCCAGGCGTGTGCTCCCTGGAAGCTGGCAACAAAAGTCTAGCTTCCTGCTACTCAGGAAGGCAAGTGAGAGCTATCTGGTGCTGGCCAAAGCGGCTTGTAAAGAGGAGAACTACGGCCAGTCTCTTCACCTGGCTAATATGTCGTTACTCTGTCATA GTTCTTGCCAGTCAGTGAAACTGCCTGATACCAGCGATGGGCGCAGTCTTGTCAGTGATCTACTCATGGTGTGTGGTGACTGCATGGTGTTACTCACACACGAATCAAACTCATACATGAGACACAGAGAAGACTTTGATAACATGACGGAGGACGATCGCTACATACTCAATGCAGTCAGTGAGCAATATGAGCCAACCAATG CTTACGAGTGGGCGGTAGATTTCCAGGACAGCTTAGAGCACAACTTGAACGTAGGAGTGGTCTGTTACAAAGTAGCTCTGAGCGAAGGGTCGAGCCGCACCCAAGACTATCTGAAGAGACTGACTAGGAAGTTGGGGAATGCACGCAATGATTTGGGCGTATTCTACATGGATCAGTCACTGTCTGTTCAAAAGGATGAACAAG GTATACCCCAGAAGAGCCAGGCCTTATGGCGGAAGAGCCTCAGATCCCTGGAGGCTGGCATAGAGAACTTCAAGAATGTGAACGACTTTCATAATACGGCCCTTTTATTGTGTAACTGTGCAAAGCTGATgagattgtgtgctttcagctccAACGAGCTGGTGCCGGGAGCCCACACCCAGATGACTTATGCAAATCCCTACTTCTATAACAAG GGGGCTGATTACTACAAGAGAGCCTTGAGCATGTTGGGCCACCGTAGGCACCACCCTGCACTCTGGGAATCCATCTCCTGGGAGCTCTCATCTTTGTATTTTCACATGGCAACCATTATGCAAGACACTCCTCCACTCTTCACCATGGCTCAGGAACAG ATTGAGAAAGAAATTGTTGAGATGATGATGAAAGCTCTGGATCTCTGTGAGGTAGATGACGTTTCACCCGCCAAGCAACCAGTTTATCAGTATCGTGCTGCAACTATACATTACCGTCTAGCATCACTACATCATAATGCCTACAGAAATCAG GTGTCCCAACACAAGCAGAAACATACGCGGGCCCAAGCTGAGTTTCACTACAAGAAAGCTGTCAAACTGTTCAAAGATCTTGACCGCCCCTCGGACCTTCTTAGGGTGTTCCTTGAAAAGGTTGCCCTCCTGGAGCATCAGTTAAAAG GTCAGTCTGGTATCGGTGCGCGTATGAAGACTCTTCATGCAGCTCTAGACATACTGCTGCAGTGCAAAGAAGCACTGAGTGCGTTACACAGAGGAAGACTCAAACGCTCTAGGGAACCAGACTCGGCTACCTCTACAGggggagatgaaatcaccacaaGAGAGGAAGCTAGAACTGCTCTTACTGGGACGAAGGAGGCGGGCGGGGTACTCCAGGGATGCGATCCAAAGACAGTTAAACAATCTAAACTAACTCCTACAGAGGCAGGTAACTCGTGCCCCGTCGTCATCAATGATGACTTGGGCTTAGAGCAACAAGATATGAAATCCACTGGTGGAGAGGTTCACACTAAACAAGGAGTGGAGCCCCCTGTGGGTGGAAGTGATGGTTCGGCTGGAGGTCAAGGGTCAAACATTGGAGAGAGGTCAACCAAAGAAGAGGAAGAGGAGGAGGGACAGGGGTTGGAGAACATGTGGGAAGGAAGGCTTCAGTTTGTGCTGCTGAACCTAGTGAAGCTGCATGGAGCAAGCAAGAAGGG ACAGCACCTAGTATCGATTTACAAGAAGATGTACGCAGCATCACTCGGAAGGACCGTCTCGTCATCTTCTTCTCATCCAACCTCATCTACGTCCTCCTCAGCAACCCCACCTCCAAGTAGGACACCCATGAGCATCATCGAGGAAGTGCAGCATCTTCTACAGAGTGTGAAATAA